A single genomic interval of Jatrophihabitans endophyticus harbors:
- a CDS encoding polyketide cyclase, which produces MIGDRWGVRDDEVARHFPCDDLVATPVLQAWRGVTVAAAPAELWPWVAQIRLAPYSYDWIDNAARRSPRELRGLPEPRPGENFTAVGGRPVGCVLSVEPGVHYTGRIMGTVVSYLLVAEDDGTRLLMKLVTARARWAAPLLSVGDLVMARRQLLTLGRLAERD; this is translated from the coding sequence GTGATCGGCGACCGCTGGGGTGTGCGCGACGACGAGGTGGCGCGTCACTTCCCGTGCGACGACCTCGTCGCGACCCCGGTGCTGCAGGCGTGGCGCGGCGTGACGGTCGCCGCCGCCCCCGCCGAACTGTGGCCGTGGGTGGCGCAGATCCGACTCGCCCCGTACTCCTACGACTGGATCGACAACGCCGCCCGGCGCTCGCCGCGAGAGCTGCGGGGGCTGCCCGAGCCGCGGCCGGGCGAGAACTTCACCGCGGTCGGGGGCAGGCCCGTGGGATGCGTGCTGTCGGTCGAGCCCGGTGTCCACTATACCGGCCGCATCATGGGGACGGTCGTGTCGTACCTGCTCGTGGCCGAGGACGACGGGACCCGGCTGCTCATGAAGCTCGTGACGGCGCGCGCCCGCTGGGCGGCCCCGCTGCTGTCGGTCGGCGACCTGGTGATGGCCCGGCGCCAGCTGCTCACCCTCGGGCGGCTGGCCGAGCGCGACTGA
- a CDS encoding Lrp/AsnC family transcriptional regulator: MDDPVDRKIVAALRADGRGTLKSLADVTGLSVSAVQARVRRLETSGVIRGYAATVDPEALGLPLAALVAITPLDPAQPDDAPERLAGLSEIEACHSVAGDDAYVLFVRVASPTALEQLIREIRRRAHVTTRTTVVLQTFFERPAAPGS, encoded by the coding sequence ATCGACGACCCGGTCGACCGCAAGATCGTCGCCGCGCTGCGGGCGGACGGTCGCGGCACGCTCAAGTCCCTCGCCGACGTCACCGGGCTGTCGGTCTCGGCGGTGCAGGCGCGCGTGCGCCGACTCGAGACGTCCGGCGTCATCCGCGGCTACGCGGCCACCGTCGATCCCGAGGCGCTGGGACTGCCGCTCGCGGCGCTGGTGGCGATCACCCCGCTGGACCCCGCCCAGCCCGACGACGCCCCCGAGCGACTGGCCGGCCTGAGCGAGATCGAGGCCTGTCACTCCGTGGCGGGCGACGACGCGTACGTCCTGTTCGTCCGGGTCGCCTCGCCGACGGCGCTCGAGCAGCTGATCCGCGAGATCCGGCGACGCGCCCACGTGACGACCCGGACGACCGTCGTCCTGCAGACCTTCTTCGAGCGGCCGGCCGCACCCGGCAGTTGA
- a CDS encoding AAA family ATPase: MTTPEQASWFAQTFQRMSDNIGTAVKGKEQAIHYALTCMLTEGHLLLEDYPGTGKTMLAKALAATVKGSNSRIQFTPDLLPSDVTGVTIYDQSQQRFQFHEGPIFATIVLADEINRASPKTQSALLEVMEEGRVTIDGVAHPVGRPFMVIATQNPIEQAGTYRLPEAQLDRFLMKTSLGYPDHEATVAVLRDSATRDRSAAVEPVVTADVVAQMAGMADHVHVDPAILGYVSKLAEESRRHASVKLGLSVRGCLALVRCAKTWALAAGRNFVVPDDVKSLAVPVMCHRVLLDAEAQFAGAEVDEVIGQILDAVAPPTQRVA, from the coding sequence ATGACCACACCCGAGCAGGCGAGCTGGTTCGCGCAGACCTTCCAGCGCATGTCCGACAACATCGGCACGGCGGTGAAGGGCAAGGAGCAGGCGATTCACTATGCGCTGACCTGCATGCTCACCGAGGGGCACCTGCTGCTCGAGGACTACCCGGGCACCGGCAAGACGATGCTGGCCAAGGCGCTCGCCGCGACGGTGAAGGGCAGCAACAGCCGCATCCAGTTCACCCCCGACCTGCTGCCCTCGGACGTCACCGGCGTGACGATCTACGACCAGTCGCAGCAGCGCTTCCAGTTCCACGAGGGGCCGATCTTCGCGACCATCGTGCTCGCCGACGAGATCAACCGCGCGTCACCGAAGACCCAGTCGGCACTGCTCGAGGTGATGGAGGAGGGGCGCGTGACCATCGACGGCGTCGCGCACCCGGTCGGGCGGCCGTTCATGGTCATCGCCACCCAGAACCCGATCGAGCAGGCCGGCACCTACCGGCTGCCCGAGGCCCAGCTGGACCGGTTCCTGATGAAGACGTCGCTGGGCTACCCCGATCACGAGGCCACCGTCGCGGTGCTGCGCGACTCGGCGACGCGCGACCGCAGCGCCGCCGTCGAGCCGGTCGTCACCGCCGACGTCGTCGCGCAGATGGCCGGCATGGCCGACCACGTGCACGTCGACCCGGCGATCCTCGGCTACGTCAGCAAGCTGGCCGAGGAGTCTCGTCGCCACGCGAGCGTGAAGCTCGGCCTGTCGGTGCGCGGCTGCCTCGCGCTGGTGCGGTGCGCGAAGACCTGGGCGCTGGCGGCGGGGCGCAACTTCGTCGTGCCCGACGACGTCAAGAGCCTGGCCGTGCCGGTCATGTGCCACCGCGTGCTGCTCGACGCCGAGGCGCAGTTCGCCGGGGCGGAGGTCGACGAGGTCATCGGCCAGATCCTCGACGCCGTCGCGCCCCCCACGCAGCGAGTGGCGTAA
- a CDS encoding flavin-containing monooxygenase, producing MNDQHVDVLIVGAGLSGIGAACHVRRDCPGKTVAILEARDAIGGTWDLFRYPGIRSDSDMFTLGYSFKPWTSGKSIADGPAILDYVRETAREYGVDRVIRFGHRVVRAEWSSATARWTVTSTVGDSGETTTLTASFLSVCSGYYRYDEGFTPEFPGRDDFAGQLVHPQHWPEDLDHAGKRVVVIGSGATAVTLLPAMVRDDATAAEHVTMLQRSPTYISAVPSRDKLADRLRNRLPQQLAYGIVRWKNMLTGVGIYQLSKRRPEFVKGFLKKKAAEKLPTDFDVETHLSPSYDPWDQRLCATPGGELWRAIRAGKADIVTDAIDRFTATGILLRSGRELPADIIVTATGLNLLVIGGMELVVDGEQIDVSDTVAYKGMMLSGVPNFALTVGYTNASWTLKADLVARYVCRLLKHMDKRGYDTVTPQRPATFGDADLAPLIDLQAGYVLRSAGQLPKQGPAAPWRLHQNYLRDVGLMRHGSLTDDVTFGRAATPVAAPVATG from the coding sequence GTGAACGACCAGCACGTCGACGTCCTGATCGTCGGCGCCGGCCTGTCGGGCATCGGCGCGGCCTGTCACGTCCGGCGCGACTGCCCGGGCAAGACGGTGGCGATCCTCGAGGCCCGCGACGCCATCGGCGGCACCTGGGACCTCTTCCGCTACCCCGGCATCCGGTCGGACTCCGACATGTTCACCCTGGGCTACTCGTTCAAGCCCTGGACGAGCGGGAAGTCGATCGCCGACGGCCCGGCCATCCTCGACTACGTGCGCGAGACGGCACGCGAGTACGGCGTCGACCGCGTGATCCGATTCGGCCATCGCGTGGTGCGGGCCGAGTGGTCCTCGGCCACCGCGCGCTGGACCGTCACCTCGACCGTCGGCGACTCCGGCGAGACGACGACCCTCACCGCGTCCTTCCTGTCGGTGTGCTCCGGCTACTACCGCTACGACGAGGGTTTCACGCCGGAGTTCCCCGGCCGGGACGACTTCGCGGGGCAGCTCGTCCACCCGCAGCACTGGCCCGAGGACCTCGACCACGCCGGCAAGCGCGTCGTCGTCATCGGCAGCGGCGCCACCGCCGTCACGTTGCTCCCGGCGATGGTGCGCGACGACGCGACCGCGGCCGAGCACGTCACCATGCTGCAGCGATCGCCCACCTACATCTCCGCCGTCCCGTCGCGGGACAAGCTGGCCGACCGGCTGCGCAACCGGCTGCCGCAGCAGCTCGCGTACGGCATCGTGCGCTGGAAGAACATGCTCACCGGCGTCGGCATCTACCAGCTGAGCAAGCGCCGGCCGGAGTTCGTGAAGGGCTTCCTCAAGAAGAAGGCGGCCGAGAAGCTGCCCACCGACTTCGACGTCGAGACGCACCTCTCGCCCTCGTACGACCCGTGGGACCAGCGGCTCTGTGCGACGCCCGGCGGCGAGCTGTGGCGCGCGATCCGCGCCGGCAAGGCCGACATCGTCACCGACGCCATCGACCGGTTCACCGCCACCGGCATCCTGCTGCGGTCGGGACGCGAGCTGCCGGCCGACATCATCGTCACCGCGACCGGGTTGAACCTGTTGGTCATCGGCGGCATGGAGCTCGTCGTCGACGGTGAGCAGATCGACGTCAGCGACACCGTCGCCTACAAGGGCATGATGCTCTCGGGCGTGCCGAACTTCGCGCTGACCGTGGGGTACACGAACGCCTCGTGGACCCTCAAGGCCGATCTAGTGGCGCGCTACGTGTGCCGGCTGCTCAAGCACATGGACAAGCGCGGCTACGACACCGTCACCCCGCAGCGGCCGGCGACGTTCGGCGACGCCGACCTCGCGCCGCTCATCGACCTGCAGGCCGGGTACGTGCTCCGCAGTGCGGGCCAGCTGCCCAAGCAGGGCCCGGCGGCGCCGTGGCGGCTGCACCAGAACTACCTGCGCGACGTGGGCCTCATGCGGCACGGCTCGCTCACCGACGACGTCACCTTCGGCCGGGCCGCCACCCCGGTCGCCGCCCCGGTCGCCACGGGCTGA
- a CDS encoding SGNH/GDSL hydrolase family protein, translated as MEFSYSNVNERPRGPLLTAAGLVVRGIPRVQAQALPYAEAWRRDNLAALAGTGPLWVALGDSLTQGIGAPAHDRGWVGQLRARRRPDHRVVNLAVSGARTADVLERQLPVLESLPRPDLVTLMIGSNDLMRPRYRRELVGHVDALLHRLPVGALVTTLPNPSRVAAEVNRVIARVAAERGLVVAELRDPRTSSWRGRLAADHFHPNEAGYAALAEVIGDALPD; from the coding sequence ATGGAGTTCAGCTACTCCAACGTCAACGAGCGGCCGCGCGGCCCCCTGCTCACCGCCGCCGGGCTCGTCGTGCGCGGCATCCCGCGCGTGCAGGCGCAGGCGCTGCCCTACGCCGAGGCCTGGCGGCGCGACAACCTCGCCGCGCTGGCCGGCACCGGGCCGCTGTGGGTCGCGCTCGGCGACTCGCTGACGCAGGGCATCGGTGCCCCCGCCCACGACCGGGGCTGGGTGGGGCAGCTGCGGGCCCGGCGCCGTCCCGATCATCGGGTGGTGAACCTGGCGGTGAGCGGCGCCCGCACCGCCGACGTCCTGGAGCGGCAACTGCCGGTGCTGGAGTCGCTGCCCCGGCCGGACCTCGTCACGCTCATGATCGGCTCGAACGACCTGATGCGGCCGCGGTACCGCCGTGAGCTCGTCGGCCACGTCGACGCGCTGCTGCACCGGCTGCCGGTGGGCGCGCTCGTGACGACGTTGCCCAACCCGTCGCGGGTGGCGGCCGAGGTCAACCGGGTGATCGCGCGGGTCGCCGCCGAGCGCGGACTCGTCGTCGCCGAGCTGCGCGACCCGCGGACGTCGTCGTGGCGCGGCCGGCTCGCGGCCGACCACTTCCACCCCAACGAGGCCGGGTACGCCGCGCTCGCCGAGGTGATCGGCGACGCCCTGCCCGATTGA
- a CDS encoding DUF427 domain-containing protein, translating to MSTRQRDVIISATDVLRHEPIGKRIRAEVDAITVVDTTEAVLVWEPRRLLCEYAVPESALDATLRPHDTAADPAPPAEGLVFPGVPFVAHTADGEALDVQVGDRLLAGAAFRPADPDLAGLVVLDFDAFDSWRHEDELNIGHPRDPYHRLDTFAGSRRVRVEYDGTVIADSTRPTVLFEAMLPPRYYLPREDVRVELTPTDTSTVCTYKGRASYWSARVGTTDLTDVAWGYLEPLADSREIAGMVCFDDSQVQVHAESS from the coding sequence ATGAGCACCAGGCAGCGCGACGTCATCATCTCCGCGACGGACGTGCTGCGGCACGAGCCGATCGGCAAGCGCATCCGCGCCGAGGTCGACGCGATCACCGTGGTCGACACGACCGAAGCCGTCCTGGTCTGGGAGCCACGCCGGCTGCTGTGCGAGTACGCGGTACCCGAGTCCGCGCTCGACGCGACGCTGCGTCCGCACGACACCGCGGCCGACCCGGCGCCCCCGGCCGAAGGGTTGGTGTTCCCCGGCGTCCCGTTCGTCGCGCACACCGCCGACGGCGAGGCGCTGGACGTCCAGGTGGGCGACCGCCTGCTCGCGGGGGCGGCGTTCCGCCCGGCGGACCCCGACCTCGCCGGGCTGGTGGTGCTCGACTTCGACGCCTTCGACAGCTGGCGGCACGAGGACGAGCTCAACATCGGACATCCGCGCGACCCCTACCACCGGCTCGACACGTTCGCCGGCTCGCGCCGCGTGCGCGTGGAGTACGACGGCACGGTCATCGCGGACTCGACGCGACCCACGGTGCTGTTCGAGGCCATGCTGCCGCCGCGCTACTACCTCCCGCGCGAGGACGTCCGCGTCGAGCTGACCCCGACCGACACCAGCACCGTCTGCACGTACAAGGGCCGCGCGTCGTACTGGAGCGCGCGCGTCGGCACCACCGACCTCACCGACGTCGCCTGGGGGTATCTCGAGCCGCTGGCCGACTCCCGGGAGATCGCCGGCATGGTCTGCTTCGACGACAGCCAGGTGCAGGTGCACGCCGAGTCGTCCTGA
- a CDS encoding TetR/AcrR family transcriptional regulator: MPETAAPQPRAPRTPRSRRTPRISGEERERAILATAERLLAEHGLEGFSVDDLARGAGLSRPTFYFYFASKDAVVLALLDRVIEQAVHTPLVLDFAGDPVGSWRAVIQNVVDVFSAHRVVAAAAVRAHPSSAEVRALWAEAMERWIAQTADLIEAERVRGAARAGQPARELAVALNLMNERTLAATFTGEQPAVTEDAVVDVLLAIWLPAIYGTHPAPQPRSRRRPARH; the protein is encoded by the coding sequence GTGCCCGAGACCGCCGCGCCCCAGCCCCGCGCGCCGCGGACCCCGCGCAGCCGGCGTACCCCGCGCATCTCGGGCGAGGAGCGGGAGCGCGCGATCCTGGCCACGGCCGAACGCCTGCTCGCCGAGCACGGCCTCGAGGGCTTCTCGGTCGACGACCTCGCCCGCGGGGCCGGGCTGTCGCGCCCCACGTTCTACTTCTACTTCGCCTCCAAGGACGCGGTCGTGCTCGCGCTGCTCGACCGCGTCATCGAGCAGGCGGTGCACACCCCTCTCGTCCTCGACTTCGCCGGCGACCCGGTCGGCTCGTGGCGCGCGGTCATCCAGAACGTCGTCGATGTCTTCTCCGCGCACCGCGTCGTCGCCGCGGCCGCGGTGCGGGCGCACCCGTCGAGCGCCGAGGTCCGCGCGCTGTGGGCCGAGGCGATGGAGCGGTGGATCGCGCAGACCGCCGACCTGATCGAGGCCGAGCGGGTTCGCGGCGCGGCGCGAGCGGGTCAGCCCGCCCGCGAGCTCGCCGTCGCGCTGAATCTGATGAACGAGCGCACGCTCGCCGCGACGTTCACCGGCGAGCAGCCCGCGGTGACCGAGGACGCCGTCGTCGACGTGCTGCTGGCGATCTGGCTGCCGGCGATCTACGGGACCCACCCGGCACCGCAGCCGCGCAGCCGGCGGCGGCCCGCGCGACACTGA
- the lat gene encoding L-lysine 6-transaminase, whose product MTTLVPVDTSDLTPARVHDTIAAHMLADGFEMVLDLDRSQGSTLVDARDGTEYLDLFTFFASAALGMNHPALVTDEARAELAQVAVNKPSNSDVYSVPMARFVETFARVLGDPALPYLFFVDGGALAVENALKVAFDWKSRWNEAHGIDPALGTKVLHLEKAFHGRSGYTMSLTNTDPNKVARFPKFDWPRVPSPSINGSSDVEAAERAALDAARAAFEAHPHDIACFIAEPIQGEGGDNHFRPEFLQAMQALCREFDALFVMDEVQTGVGMSGTAWAYQQLGVEPDVVAFGKKAQVCGIMAGGRVDEVPDNVFHVSSRINSTWGGNLTDMVRARRILEVVEADELIAHAAAVGEHLLAELTALAARHEVVSDVRGRGLMCAITLPTAELRDAVVARLREDEHVLVLGCGVSALRVRPALTVTAEQVDRGLAALDRVLTALTA is encoded by the coding sequence ATGACCACCCTCGTTCCGGTCGACACCAGCGACCTCACCCCGGCCCGAGTCCACGACACGATCGCTGCACACATGCTCGCCGACGGTTTCGAGATGGTGCTCGACCTCGATCGCTCGCAGGGCTCCACGCTCGTCGACGCCCGCGACGGCACCGAGTACCTCGACCTGTTCACGTTCTTCGCGTCGGCCGCGCTCGGCATGAACCATCCCGCGCTGGTGACCGACGAGGCCCGGGCCGAGCTCGCCCAGGTCGCGGTCAACAAGCCCAGCAACTCCGACGTCTACTCGGTGCCGATGGCGCGCTTCGTCGAGACGTTCGCCCGTGTGCTCGGCGACCCGGCGCTGCCCTACCTGTTCTTCGTCGACGGTGGCGCGCTGGCGGTCGAGAACGCGCTCAAGGTGGCCTTCGACTGGAAGTCGCGCTGGAACGAGGCCCACGGCATCGACCCCGCCCTCGGCACGAAGGTGCTGCACCTGGAGAAGGCGTTCCACGGCCGCAGCGGCTACACGATGTCGCTGACCAACACCGACCCCAACAAGGTCGCCCGCTTCCCCAAGTTCGACTGGCCGCGCGTCCCGTCGCCCTCGATCAACGGCAGCAGTGATGTCGAGGCCGCCGAGCGTGCCGCGCTCGACGCCGCCCGCGCCGCGTTCGAGGCGCACCCGCACGACATCGCCTGCTTCATCGCCGAGCCGATCCAGGGCGAGGGCGGCGACAACCACTTCCGGCCCGAGTTCCTGCAGGCCATGCAGGCGCTGTGCCGCGAGTTCGACGCGCTGTTCGTCATGGACGAGGTGCAGACCGGCGTCGGCATGAGCGGTACCGCGTGGGCGTACCAGCAGCTGGGCGTCGAGCCCGACGTCGTCGCGTTCGGCAAGAAGGCGCAGGTCTGCGGGATCATGGCCGGCGGTCGCGTGGACGAGGTGCCCGACAACGTCTTCCACGTCTCGTCGCGTATCAACTCCACCTGGGGCGGCAACCTCACCGACATGGTGCGGGCGCGCCGGATCCTCGAGGTCGTCGAGGCGGACGAGCTGATCGCGCACGCGGCGGCCGTGGGCGAGCACCTGCTCGCCGAGCTGACGGCGCTGGCGGCGAGGCACGAGGTCGTCAGTGACGTCCGGGGACGTGGCCTGATGTGCGCGATCACGCTGCCGACGGCCGAGCTGCGCGACGCCGTGGTCGCCAGGCTGCGCGAGGACGAGCACGTGCTGGTGCTCGGCTGCGGCGTCTCGGCCCTGCGCGTACGCCCCGCCCTCACCGTCACCGCGGAGCAGGTCGACCGCGGCCTCGCCGCCCTCGACCGGGTACTCACCGCCCTCACCGCCTGA
- a CDS encoding transglutaminase domain-containing protein: MTDVRGGAEGGRHGPRQLSTDPRVDGDRRRSLGLRGLVDIAFVLVLTGVALYGLRSTFSGQQYLLAGLVAAVVGIALASTVTVLRLPVWTAALFVVVGYYLLAGVLVFRDDALGGVLPTAGVLRDATTVLADGWKQLLTTLPPVAGDGPLLAIPYVLGLLSGAIATSVAQRTRARLLPALAPVAALAAVILLGTAEPAARVWQGIVFGTVLVCWAAVRRPGARPLTPRLTPGGPQRLLIGAAVLAVAGVSAAVVQPHLAGGDRHRVVLRDYVKPPFDIAAYPSPLVGFRKYTKSANLLYDQTLFTVRGVPAGTPVRLATLDAYDGSVWGATNGTVGTAAGEPVDAFQRVGSRIDVPARGRGVTATVTVAAPYAAASDIDAWVPAPGTLRSITFHGTRADAHADAFRYNLATASGITAERLAAGDRYTVRAVVGTQQLPRDAEPAGAPTVDESAAAFVSSRATQWSAKAQGVRDQVVAAGRYMRDHGAYSDGGPGEAQYLPGHSAGRLTSFLNATQLVGDDEQYAAAFALIANELGMPARVVLQAEPQTGGVVRGKDVHAAVEVHVRTGGRTVWATIPRTSFMPDQNKKPNQQPPQTVQDAEAAVVPPPNPVHPPSTLDEPDRPDQNTQRLGRIPRDEGGVLSGWFGAVVLWVALPILVVALVCGVIVGAKWRRRTLRRTRGSVPDRFDAGWREFLDAARDFGAVVPGGRTRHEQAVALADRPAGERAGPLAAGADHGVFGPGEQPDDAVAAYWRQVDAARAAMAHDAGRLARTRAALTLRSFRSPRRPARDTPPARAARSRVAT; encoded by the coding sequence ATGACCGACGTCCGGGGCGGGGCCGAAGGCGGCCGGCACGGCCCGCGGCAGCTGTCCACCGATCCGCGCGTCGACGGCGACCGCCGCCGCTCGCTCGGACTGCGGGGGCTGGTCGACATCGCCTTCGTGCTCGTGCTCACCGGGGTCGCGCTGTACGGCCTGCGCAGCACGTTCAGCGGGCAGCAGTATTTGCTCGCCGGTCTCGTCGCGGCGGTGGTCGGCATCGCGCTCGCGTCGACGGTGACGGTGCTGCGGCTGCCGGTGTGGACGGCGGCGCTGTTCGTGGTGGTCGGCTACTACCTGCTCGCCGGCGTCCTGGTGTTCCGCGACGACGCGCTCGGCGGGGTGCTGCCCACGGCCGGCGTCCTGCGCGACGCGACGACGGTGCTCGCCGACGGCTGGAAGCAGCTGCTCACCACGCTGCCGCCGGTCGCGGGGGACGGCCCGCTGCTGGCGATCCCGTACGTGCTCGGGCTGCTGTCCGGCGCGATCGCCACGTCGGTCGCGCAACGCACCCGCGCCCGGCTGCTGCCCGCGCTCGCACCGGTGGCCGCGCTCGCCGCGGTGATCCTGCTCGGCACCGCCGAGCCCGCCGCCCGGGTGTGGCAGGGCATCGTCTTCGGGACGGTGCTCGTCTGCTGGGCGGCCGTACGGCGACCGGGCGCGCGGCCGTTGACGCCGCGCCTCACGCCCGGCGGGCCGCAGCGGCTGCTCATCGGCGCGGCCGTGCTGGCCGTGGCCGGGGTGTCGGCCGCCGTGGTGCAGCCGCATCTCGCCGGCGGCGACCGGCACCGCGTGGTGCTGCGCGACTACGTCAAGCCGCCCTTCGACATCGCCGCGTACCCGAGCCCGCTCGTCGGGTTCCGCAAGTACACGAAGAGCGCGAACCTGCTCTACGACCAGACGCTGTTCACGGTGCGCGGCGTGCCGGCCGGGACGCCGGTGCGACTGGCCACGCTCGACGCCTACGACGGCTCGGTGTGGGGGGCCACGAACGGGACCGTCGGCACCGCGGCGGGCGAGCCGGTCGACGCGTTCCAGCGCGTCGGGTCTCGCATCGACGTCCCGGCGCGAGGTCGCGGCGTCACCGCCACCGTCACCGTCGCGGCGCCGTACGCCGCGGCGAGCGACATCGACGCCTGGGTGCCCGCCCCCGGGACGCTGCGCTCGATCACCTTCCACGGCACGCGGGCGGACGCGCACGCCGACGCCTTCCGGTACAACCTCGCGACCGCGTCGGGCATCACCGCCGAGCGGCTCGCCGCCGGCGACCGCTACACGGTGCGCGCCGTCGTGGGCACGCAGCAACTGCCGCGCGACGCCGAACCCGCCGGCGCGCCGACGGTCGACGAGAGCGCGGCCGCGTTCGTGAGCAGCCGGGCGACGCAGTGGTCGGCCAAGGCCCAGGGCGTCCGCGACCAGGTCGTCGCCGCGGGGCGGTACATGCGCGACCACGGCGCCTACAGCGACGGTGGCCCGGGCGAGGCGCAGTACCTGCCCGGGCACAGCGCCGGCCGGCTGACGTCGTTCCTCAACGCGACGCAGCTGGTGGGCGACGACGAGCAGTACGCCGCCGCCTTCGCGCTGATCGCCAACGAGCTCGGCATGCCGGCACGCGTCGTGCTGCAGGCCGAGCCCCAGACCGGCGGTGTGGTCCGCGGCAAGGACGTCCACGCCGCGGTGGAGGTGCACGTGCGCACCGGCGGACGCACGGTGTGGGCGACGATCCCGCGCACCAGCTTCATGCCCGACCAGAACAAGAAGCCCAACCAGCAGCCACCGCAGACCGTCCAGGACGCCGAGGCCGCGGTCGTCCCGCCGCCGAACCCGGTGCACCCGCCGAGCACGCTCGACGAACCCGACCGGCCGGACCAGAACACCCAGCGGCTGGGTCGCATCCCCCGGGACGAGGGCGGCGTGCTCTCCGGCTGGTTCGGCGCCGTCGTGCTGTGGGTGGCGCTGCCGATCCTCGTCGTCGCGCTGGTGTGCGGCGTCATCGTCGGCGCGAAATGGCGTCGGCGGACGCTGCGGCGCACGCGCGGCTCGGTGCCCGACCGCTTCGACGCCGGGTGGCGCGAGTTCCTCGACGCGGCCCGCGACTTCGGCGCCGTGGTGCCCGGCGGGCGGACGCGCCACGAGCAGGCGGTGGCGCTCGCCGACCGGCCGGCGGGGGAGCGGGCCGGCCCGCTGGCCGCCGGCGCCGACCACGGCGTGTTCGGGCCGGGCGAGCAGCCGGACGACGCGGTCGCGGCCTACTGGCGCCAGGTCGACGCCGCCCGCGCCGCGATGGCCCACGACGCGGGCCGGCTCGCCCGGACCCGCGCGGCCCTCACGCTGCGGTCGTTCCGCTCGCCGCGCCGGCCGGCGCGGGACACGCCGCCGGCGCGGGCTGCCCGCTCGCGGGTCGCGACCTGA
- a CDS encoding DUF58 domain-containing protein has product MTAAPEPHRSPLRRGRELAAAARPVVGAVQPVLGTVSPLGWTVLALGVAGWIVGWLLGWAEIVVVALACLSTVVLCALLTIGRTRLSVRLELTPRRVVAGSPAAGRLVVSNSSRARLLPLLLELPIGVSRAQFPLRRLRMGEVQEELFSLATTRRGVVPVGPATTVRGDPFGLLRRSVPWSEVIELMVHPRTVALESLGAGVLRDLEGQTTNEVSTSDLAFHTLREYEPGDDRRYVHWRSSARASALSGEDRLLVRQFLDTRRSHLCTIVDGRSAPYLDEVDFETAISVAASAVRRAYEDDVDTTVLAAQSVFNAADAGAALAMDAFSRAELGQGTALSTMARHAAQIAPGTTVAMLVTGARTEFGELRRAALHFAPEVNVVAVRVDPTEPAGITAFGSLVVLSLPQLSGLRALLLASVAA; this is encoded by the coding sequence GTGACCGCTGCCCCCGAACCGCACCGCTCGCCGCTGCGCCGTGGCCGCGAGCTCGCCGCCGCGGCCCGGCCGGTGGTGGGTGCCGTGCAGCCGGTGCTCGGCACCGTCAGCCCGCTGGGGTGGACGGTGCTGGCGCTCGGGGTCGCGGGCTGGATCGTCGGCTGGCTGCTGGGCTGGGCCGAGATCGTGGTGGTGGCGCTGGCCTGTCTGTCCACCGTCGTGCTGTGCGCGCTGCTGACGATCGGCCGCACCCGGTTGAGCGTGCGGTTGGAGCTTACGCCGCGCCGGGTCGTCGCCGGCAGCCCCGCGGCCGGCAGGCTCGTCGTCAGCAACAGCTCGCGCGCGCGGCTGCTGCCGCTGCTGCTCGAGCTGCCGATCGGCGTCTCGCGCGCGCAGTTCCCGCTGCGGCGGCTGCGGATGGGCGAGGTGCAGGAGGAGCTGTTCTCGCTCGCGACCACCCGGCGCGGGGTCGTGCCGGTGGGGCCGGCGACGACGGTGCGTGGCGACCCGTTCGGGCTGCTGCGCCGCTCGGTGCCGTGGAGCGAGGTCATCGAGCTGATGGTGCACCCGCGCACCGTCGCGCTCGAGTCGCTCGGTGCCGGTGTGCTGCGCGACCTCGAGGGGCAGACCACGAACGAGGTGTCGACGTCCGACCTCGCGTTCCACACGCTGCGCGAGTACGAACCCGGTGACGACCGCCGCTACGTCCACTGGCGCTCGTCGGCCCGCGCCAGCGCGTTGAGCGGCGAGGACCGGCTGCTCGTGCGGCAGTTCCTCGACACCCGCCGCTCGCACCTGTGCACGATCGTCGACGGCCGCAGCGCGCCCTACCTCGACGAGGTCGACTTCGAGACCGCGATCTCGGTCGCCGCCTCGGCCGTCCGGCGGGCGTACGAGGACGACGTCGACACGACCGTCCTGGCCGCGCAGAGCGTCTTCAACGCCGCGGACGCCGGCGCGGCGCTCGCCATGGACGCGTTCTCCCGCGCCGAGCTGGGGCAGGGCACGGCGCTGTCGACGATGGCCCGGCACGCGGCGCAGATCGCGCCCGGCACGACCGTCGCGATGCTGGTCACCGGGGCACGCACCGAGTTCGGCGAGCTGCGTCGCGCGGCGCTGCACTTCGCGCCCGAGGTGAACGTCGTCGCGGTGCGCGTCGACCCCACCGAGCCGGCCGGCATCACCGCGTTCGGGTCGCTGGTCGTGCTCAGCCTGCCGCAGCTGTCGGGCCTGCGTGCCCTGCTGCTCGCGTCGGTGGCGGCATGA